The following DNA comes from Flavobacterium sp. N3904.
GTTATGTACAAACTGTTTTAGGAAGAAGACGCTACTTGAAAGACATTAATTCGGCAAATATGATGGTCAAAAGTGGTGCGGAACGAAATGCTGTAAATGCACCAATTCAAGGAAGTGCCGCAGATATTATCAAAATTGCCATGATTAATATTCATAAAAAACTGACTTCTGAAAACTGGAAATCGAAAATGCTATTGCAAGTTCATGATGAGCTTGTGTTTGATGTACACAATTCAGAATTGGAAAAAATACAACCGATGATTAAACACGAAATGGAAAATGCCTTCATTATGGACGTTCCATTGGATGTTGAAATTGGTTTAGGAAAAAATTGGTTGGAAGCGCATTAGAAAAGTGCTCAGTATTCAGTTTGCAGAATTCACTTAAAAAAAATTACACTAACAAAATAAAAGCCATTCAGAAATTAATGAATGGCTTTGCTGTTATTTAGTAGATTCTCTTTCTTTTAATTTTGTTTTAATAATAAGTGTTTCATACGGTTTATGCTCCTCTTTAGATTCCAGTCTGTCTATTAGCAACTTTACAGCTACTTCTCCAATCTCAATTCCGTGTTGACTTACTGTTGTCAAACTTGGGGACAATCGTCTGGAAGCAAGAATACCATCTGCAAAACCAATAATTTTAAGATCCTTTGGTATTTTGTATCCTTTCTTAGCGCCTACTTTTAAAGCTGCAACCGAATCGTTCTCATCTAATGCGAAAACACCGTCAACAAGATTATTCGAATATAAATCATTAATTTTATCAATAAGATCAATTTCTGAATCTGTTCGTATAATAATATTTTCGTTTACCTCAATATTATTATCTTTCAGTGCTTTCAAATATCCATCGGCTCTTAATTTACCGACACTCAAATTATCTACAGATGAAATCAAGGCAATATTTTTACATCCTAAATCAATTAAATGCTGAGTTGCATTGTGTCCAGAATCAAAATCATCAACAATAACTTTGTCACAATCCACTTCGTCAGATGTTCTATCAAACATAACAATTGGAGTTCCATCATTTATAATGGAGGTAAAATGACTGTAGTCGTGTAATTTTTGAGCTTCTTCAGAAATGGACAAAATAAAACCATCAATAGTTCCATTACTTAACATCTCAAGAGTATGAGCTTCTTTTTCTAAAGACTCATTAGAAATACACATAATCACATTATAACCTCTTTCATCTGCTACTTTTTCGATTCCACTAAAAACTTTGGCAAAAAAGGAGTTCAATATATTAGGAATAATAACCCCTATTGTTTTCGTTTTGCGATTTTTCAAATTTAAACCAATAACATTTGGCTTGTAGTTTTTTAATTTTGCGTATTCTTTAATTCTAATTTTTGTTTGTTCGCTAATTTCTGGACTATCATTAAGTGCCTTAGAAACAGTTGATACCGAAACATTAAGTTCTTTTGCAATTTGTTTTAATGTTGCTTTTGCTTTCATTGGAGTATGGTAATTAATGCTTAATTAATAGTCTATAAAATTAGAATTCAGTAATACATATCGTAGTTTTAATAAAAAAAACCAAAAAAAGGCATGCATTTCTTTAGATAAAAGCGAAAAGTACAAAAAAATAACAATATCAAAAAGAAAATTAAAGGAAAATATCTTAAATGTTATGATTCCCAAAGCACCTGATAATTTCGTCACTTTAAATATATATTTGATAATCAGCTAAAATCAACCAAAAAAATAATCAAATAAGGTATTTGTATTTAAAATAATTAATTGTACTTTTGCAACCCCTTTATTGGGGATGGAATGTTTAATTAAAATATTATTATTGTGAACGCATTAAGCTACAAGACAATTTCAGCAACAAAAGCCAATTCTACAAAAGAATGGATTGTTGTAGATGCTGACGGTCATAACTTAGGTCGTCTTGCTTCAAAAGTCGCTATGATTTTGAGAGGTAAGTACAAGCCAAGTTATACACCACACGTGGACTGTGGAGATAACGTAATTGTTATCAACTCAGAAAAAATTAACCTTACAGGTAACAAAATGGATGAGAAAACATACATCCGTCACACTGGTTACCCTGGAGGACAAAGAACTTTAACTGCTAAAGTATTGCAATCAAAAAACCCTGCATTACTAGTAGAGAAAGCTGTAAAAGGTATGTTACCAAAAAACAAAATTGGTGCTGAACTTTTTAGAAATTTAAATGTTGTTGTAGGATCTGAGCACAAACAAGGAGCTCAAAAACCTAGAACTGTTAACCTAAACGATCTTAAGTAATGGGAGTTATTCACAAAATCGGTAGAAGAAAGACCGCTGTTGCACGTGTTTATGTTTCTGAAGGAACAGGAGTTATCGTTGTAAACAAAAAACCATTCGCAACTTATTTCCCAACTGCTACTTTACAGTACAAAGTTTTGCAACCAATGTCTATGACAGAAAACGCATCTAACTTTGACGTAAAAGTAAACGTTTATGGAGGTGGTTCAACTGGTCAAGCAGAAGCTGTAAGAATGGCATTGGCACGCGTTATGTGTGAAGTAAATGCTGAAAACAGAGCTATCTTGAAACCAGAAGGTTTATTAACTAGAGATCCAAGAATGGTTGAACGTAAAAAATTCGGTCAGAAGAAAGCTCGTAAGAGATTCCAATTCTCTAAACGTTAATATTGCCTGTCTTGTATTATATGTACAAGACATCCTAGAATGTATTAAAAAATTTAAAACAATGTTGTTGTTGTCAAGCCGAGGCTTGAAATTAGTTTAGCATCTAAATGTATCTAGCCGATTTATCGCCATTCATACATTGCTAATCAACAGAACGTAAACTAGTACAAAAAATGTCAAACAAAGTAGAAGTAAAAGAATTACTAGAAGCAGGTGTTCATTTTGGACACATGACTAGAAAATGGGATCCAAATATGGCTCCTTACATTTATATGGAGCGTAATGGTATACACATTATCAATCTATATAAAACTGCAGCAAAAATTGAAGAAGCTAATGAAGCTTTGAAAAAAATCGCTGCATCAGGTAGAAAAATATTATTTGTTGCTACCAAAAAACAAGCAAAAGACATCGTTGCTGATAAAGCAAAAGCTGCAAACATGCCTTACATCACTGAAAGATGGCCTGGTGGAATGCTAACTAACTTCGTAACTATCCGTAAAGCTGTTAAAAAAATGGCTACTATTGACAAAATGAAGAAAGATGGTACTTTCATGACACTTTCTAAGAAAGAGCGTTTGCAAGTAGATCGTCTTCGTGCTAAACTAGAGAAAAACTTAGGTTCAATCGCAGATATGTCAAGACTTCCTGCAGCATTGTTCGTAGTAGATATCAAAGCTGAACACATCGCAATAAAAGAAGCTCAAAAATTAAACATTCCAGTTTTTGCAATGGTTGATACCAATTCTGATCCTCGTGAAGTAGAATACGTGATACCTGCAAATGATGATGCTTCTAAATCAATTGATAAAATTTTATCTTTAGTAACTGCTGCAATTATCGATGGCCTAGCAAACAGAACTTCTGATAAAGAAACTGATGCGCCAGAAGCCGCTGCAACTGCAGAAACTCCTGCTGTTGAAGTAGCCGCTGCCGAAGCTGCTCCTGCTGTTGAAGCAGAAACTCCAGCAACTGAAGAATAAATCAAATTTTAAAATTCCAATTTTAAATTCCAAATTCCATAAAAAATTAGAAACAGTATGTTGATAATTTATTAAAATTGGGATTTGGGATTTAGAGATTGGAATTTTTACTTTTATAACATTAAACACATTATATTATGGCAACAATTACTGCTGCAGACGTAAATAAATTAAGACAAACTACAGGTGCCGGAATGATGGACTGTAAAAAAGCTTTAGTTGAAGCTGAAGGAGATTTCGATAAAGCTATACAAAACCTTAGAGAAAAAGGACAAAAAGTTGCTGCTAACCGTTCTGACCGTGAGTCTTCTGAAGGAGCTGCTGTTTCTTTTATTAATGCAGACAAAACTAAAGGAGCTATCATCACTTTAAACTGCGAAACAGATTTCGTAGGTAAAAATGAGGCTTTCGTAACTTTGGCTAAAGAATTAGTAGAAAGAGCTATTAACTTCTCTTCTAAAGAAGAATTTTTAGCTTCAGATTTCAACGGAATTACTGTTGCTGAAAAATTAATCGAGCAAACCGGTGTTATCGGTGAAAAAATCGAAATCGGTGGTTTTGAAATTTTAGAAGGTGCTTTCGTTGGATCTTACGTTCACGTTAACAAAATTGCTGCATTAACTGCAATTTCTGCACCAATTGCTAATGGTGACGTTTTAACTAAAGACATCTCTATGCAAGTTGCTTCTATGGGAGCTGATACATTATCTTACAAAGATTTTGATCCAGCTTTCGTTGCTTCTGAACTTGCTGCTCGTATTGCTATAATCGAAAAAGAAAATGAAGAAGCAAAACGTTTAGGGAAAACTTTAAAAAATGTTCCTAAATACATTTCTTACTCTCAATTAACTGAAGAAGTTATCAAACAAGCTGAAGAAGATGCCAAAGCTGAATTAAAAGCTGAAGGTAAACCAGAACAAATTTGGGACAAAATTATCCCAGGAAAAATTCAACGTTTCATCTCTGACAATACTACTTTAGACCAGGAGAAAGCCTTACTAGATCAAAACTTCATCAAAGATGACAGTAAAAAAGTTAGTGATTATGTTAAAGGATTCAACGTTGAAATTACAGGTTTCAAAAGAGTTACTTTAGGATAATCTATTGATTGCAACAAACGGATTCTGTTTTAGATTTCGTTTAGACATATAAAATCCCATCTTGTTTCATTACGAGATGGGATTTTTCTTTACTAAAAATAAAGTGTTTGATTAATATTAAAACAAATAGCATATTTATCATAAGCCCTGAGCATCAAATTCTGCTTATTAGAAAAGATAAAAAAGAGAGAAAAAAAAACAAACGATTATTGCCTATAAAATGACCTACACCGCTTATTTCTATTCATCGGTAAAAACATAACAAAATAAAAAATTGGCCTATAAAAAAACAGCAGTAAACTTTTGCTTACTACTGTTTTTTCTATAAAATGCAATCATCCTAATAAAAAGACGAACATTTAAATATTATTTCTGATAATCCAACTACTTCTTGTCGTTACTTTCTATCGATATCAGTCTTTCACTATTTTTCAAATCTTCTTTTTCAACCATAGCAAACAATTTAAAAACAAGCAAAGTACCAACTATACCAAGAGTTGCCATAAATATCCAATTGGATTCATAACCCGATCTTTGAATAATTTCCATACCTGTTTTAGCACTTAAAATATGCGCAAAACTGTAACTCATAGTAAATGCAGCCATATACTTTCCTTCCTGCAATTCATATGATCGCTCCATTGCAAATGAATTAGCAAACGGAAAAGTTAACATCACTCCACATGTCATAAAAAGCATCATAGGGATTAAAACACCTTCCCAAGGGAACAATAGAAGCAGAAAACTAGTTGCCATAAACAACAAGCCTATAAAAATAACTCTATGATTATTTATTTTATTTCTCGTTACATAATTTACAATAGGAAGTTCAAAAAGCAAAATAAGAAGCCCATTTAAACTCAAAAGCAATCCACTATCAAATTCTGACATATTAAATCGCTCTTTATGATATAATGGCAAAGTGGTAAAAATCTGAAAAAACAAGATGCCTGTTATCAAACAAATTACCAAATGCAACATAAATGGTCTGTCTTTTATCACTGAAACCTTTTGTGGCACAATATCAAGTTTTTTGAACTTGACAGGTATTTTCTTATCTCTAACGAAAAACATGAAAACGATTATTGCAACAATACAAGTTAGACCGTCTACATAAAATATGTATTCGTATCCTAATTGCATAATAATCAACCCTCCCAAAACTGGTCCAAAAAGGAACCCCAAATTAACAGCGGCACGCGTTAGTGAATATGCACGAGCCCTATTTTCTTTGGTTGTGAATGTCTTTAGACATACTAACATAGCTGGTCTGAACATATCTGCAATAGTAGTCAATACAAGTATTCCTACGCAAAGTTCTTCAAAAGTCGTTGCGTAATGCAATAAAATAAACACAATACCACTAGCGAATAAACTAAAAACCATGACTTTATAAAAGCCAATCTTATCAGATAATTTACCACTAAGCCATGTGCCTATTATAGAACCGATACCAAAGAAAACCATGACCCAGCCAATTTGACTGTAACTGAATTGCAAATTTTCTTTCATGTATTTTGACAGAAAGGGAATTACCATTGTCCCTGCTCTGTTGATGAATGTAATTAAAGTAAGAATCCAAATCTCTTTTGGAAAATCTTTAAAATTGTTGAGGTATTTTTTTATCATAATTAATTTTTTTTGGGGCAAAAAATTTTTTTTATCATGGCAAAAATAGATTTTTTTTTCAATCAACCAACAATCAATTAGTTAAAAAACACAATTATTGCATAACAATCTAGCAACAAATTCATTTTTTAAAAAACTTATTCAAAAAAAACAACAAAAAAAAGGAATTAATATATTTTTAATATAGATTTGCAGTTATAAAAAACCCCAAATAATAAAAATATGAAAGAAAAAATTTACTATTTAATAATTTGCCTAATTCTTTCTTATTCTACTCAGGCACAACTCTA
Coding sequences within:
- a CDS encoding LacI family DNA-binding transcriptional regulator, which codes for MKAKATLKQIAKELNVSVSTVSKALNDSPEISEQTKIRIKEYAKLKNYKPNVIGLNLKNRKTKTIGVIIPNILNSFFAKVFSGIEKVADERGYNVIMCISNESLEKEAHTLEMLSNGTIDGFILSISEEAQKLHDYSHFTSIINDGTPIVMFDRTSDEVDCDKVIVDDFDSGHNATQHLIDLGCKNIALISSVDNLSVGKLRADGYLKALKDNNIEVNENIIIRTDSEIDLIDKINDLYSNNLVDGVFALDENDSVAALKVGAKKGYKIPKDLKIIGFADGILASRRLSPSLTTVSQHGIEIGEVAVKLLIDRLESKEEHKPYETLIIKTKLKERESTK
- the rplM gene encoding 50S ribosomal protein L13, with protein sequence MNALSYKTISATKANSTKEWIVVDADGHNLGRLASKVAMILRGKYKPSYTPHVDCGDNVIVINSEKINLTGNKMDEKTYIRHTGYPGGQRTLTAKVLQSKNPALLVEKAVKGMLPKNKIGAELFRNLNVVVGSEHKQGAQKPRTVNLNDLK
- the rpsI gene encoding 30S ribosomal protein S9, translating into MGVIHKIGRRKTAVARVYVSEGTGVIVVNKKPFATYFPTATLQYKVLQPMSMTENASNFDVKVNVYGGGSTGQAEAVRMALARVMCEVNAENRAILKPEGLLTRDPRMVERKKFGQKKARKRFQFSKR
- the rpsB gene encoding 30S ribosomal protein S2; its protein translation is MSNKVEVKELLEAGVHFGHMTRKWDPNMAPYIYMERNGIHIINLYKTAAKIEEANEALKKIAASGRKILFVATKKQAKDIVADKAKAANMPYITERWPGGMLTNFVTIRKAVKKMATIDKMKKDGTFMTLSKKERLQVDRLRAKLEKNLGSIADMSRLPAALFVVDIKAEHIAIKEAQKLNIPVFAMVDTNSDPREVEYVIPANDDASKSIDKILSLVTAAIIDGLANRTSDKETDAPEAAATAETPAVEVAAAEAAPAVEAETPATEE
- the tsf gene encoding translation elongation factor Ts, with the protein product MATITAADVNKLRQTTGAGMMDCKKALVEAEGDFDKAIQNLREKGQKVAANRSDRESSEGAAVSFINADKTKGAIITLNCETDFVGKNEAFVTLAKELVERAINFSSKEEFLASDFNGITVAEKLIEQTGVIGEKIEIGGFEILEGAFVGSYVHVNKIAALTAISAPIANGDVLTKDISMQVASMGADTLSYKDFDPAFVASELAARIAIIEKENEEAKRLGKTLKNVPKYISYSQLTEEVIKQAEEDAKAELKAEGKPEQIWDKIIPGKIQRFISDNTTLDQEKALLDQNFIKDDSKKVSDYVKGFNVEITGFKRVTLG
- a CDS encoding MFS transporter — translated: MIKKYLNNFKDFPKEIWILTLITFINRAGTMVIPFLSKYMKENLQFSYSQIGWVMVFFGIGSIIGTWLSGKLSDKIGFYKVMVFSLFASGIVFILLHYATTFEELCVGILVLTTIADMFRPAMLVCLKTFTTKENRARAYSLTRAAVNLGFLFGPVLGGLIIMQLGYEYIFYVDGLTCIVAIIVFMFFVRDKKIPVKFKKLDIVPQKVSVIKDRPFMLHLVICLITGILFFQIFTTLPLYHKERFNMSEFDSGLLLSLNGLLILLFELPIVNYVTRNKINNHRVIFIGLLFMATSFLLLLFPWEGVLIPMMLFMTCGVMLTFPFANSFAMERSYELQEGKYMAAFTMSYSFAHILSAKTGMEIIQRSGYESNWIFMATLGIVGTLLVFKLFAMVEKEDLKNSERLISIESNDKK